The Rhododendron vialii isolate Sample 1 chromosome 3a, ASM3025357v1 nucleotide sequence AATTACCTACGGTTTCAATCCTACAACAAGCTTCTGAAGCCGCTAGATTGAAACTTCAATCAtacagattttgtttttttttcttcttgttgtaaAAGAGCATTTATTAAAGGATTGTACCCCTTTATTAAATTCAAATCaataaaatactccctccgtccctatttaagtgtcccgctttgtaactccaacttattaaaaaaacatcatcattacacctctcacatcaacttttacctccactttccctacttaccctctatggagatatcatcattatatttttactcactaactttttaaaaaagaatctacttttagggacaaaataaaaaatatacctatttttacccactaactttacaaaatgaacacttattaagagacagtccaaaataaaatactagacattaaaaaggggactgagggagtattattttgtgCATCATTTATGCCCTTCTTTATTATAGGACTCGAATTTGTGtgttacaattttttaaataatatttttaaaatcacctaaaatattatactGTAGATTAAAATTAATCAATTGAGAGGTGACAAACTCTCAAAAAGAATAATAAGTAAGttaggacagagggagtaaaatAATTGACCATCTTGAATACTGATCGGTGAATGAAGTCGTAGAAATAAAAAGAGTTAGTATTTAGCAataaatccatgatccaaaacAAACTTACTGACGATAATATGCGATCATATTAACCCACTTTGATTGCCTTGCACAAACAGTTAGTTACACCAAGGGGGTAATCTTGACAACCAGAAATATTACTACACTGCCATTACATTCACTTTCAAACAAAGAAATAAGCATTTTTCACAACCCATACACCCGATTGTATACATCACCCGTGCTGGGCATCTGCAACATTAAATCCCCGCCGTACCCTGGGAAAAACTTGTTCAATCCTAATCTCTCATTTCTCTGAATCTCTGCCGTGCCCATTTCGTTTCTTAGTCTGGCCTCATTCAAACCTACCCCACCATAACTATTTGACATGTGTCCATTACTGTATTTCTGCTGACACAACTGTGGAACAGGAGAGGGATTATAAGAATGGTGAGGATCCATTAGCATTGAAGTAAGCCCAAAAGTATCGCCCATGGGAGAAAAGCCGTTTCCAATTTGACCTGGGCATATGAGGCCCTGATGAGCAGTTGGAGCCTCTTGCACAAAGGTTGAAGGAAATGTAGGGTCCTGATGTGTAGCGGATGCAGATTGTTGCATCAGGAGCCAAAGTCTTGCCTCGTCTTCGTAGGTCTGTGGAGTAGGACTGGGTCTTGCTTCAAAGCTTGAGTTACTACTCattatgtttgttgatttacCCCTCCCAACAACCATTATAGCAGGATCGACAAAATCGAAATCATGATTGTTGGTAATATTTGTCATGGACCCCACAAGGTACTGACTGTTTGGCAATGAAGAGGTCTTGACCAAATGATTCCCTGAAATGAAAAGGAAGTATAGGAAGCAGAGAAGTTTAGTTTGTACTCAAAGAAGACAAGTCATGGCATAAGCCTCCAAGGACCCATTTAATTAGACAGATTAATAGGATTAGATTGAAATCTGTTGGGCACTCCCAGCAAAGATAGGACATACAACAGATCAAGGGATGTGGTGTTGTACTCCCGCCACTCTTCGTCTGGTGGGATACCTCATCCCATGACATTGTGTATCCCCTCAGACATAGCCCAGCCAATCAAACACGgcctaagagagagagagaagtatacCAGAGGTGACACTCAGAGCTTGGTGTGTTCTATCACGTGGCGGAAAACCAGGAGGTGGTTCTCTGGATGGAACTGAAAATCCTGGTGGAATCAAACTTTGAGCCGTGGACACTGTAGTAGAAATcacaaggaagaaaaaagtGTCAAGAATAGAATCCAAAGGGGCAATCTAAAGCTTAAATGCCCAAGAGGATTCACAATCAGGACTTCTAACAGAGACCTGTAATCATTGcatttaaatttaaattggAAGGTACTAATCCCAATAATGCCCCTGAATTCTCTCTTGTGAATACATTTAAAACAATTACTAAGAGACAGTATTAGAACACTAAAAACCTACAGATTAAATTTTCAAAGAGGGATTACGATTTAGGACATCTCGAAATGCAAAGATGGCCCATCAATTAGGATGTAAGGGGGTAGCATTTAAAAGAGACACATGGGAGGAGGGACCAACAATGCGTATAATATCTTACACCTATTACATGGAATACATGaatagatagaaaaataatgggaaaaagtctcaaaaaaaacaaagagagaagaaacaacAAGGTCATAAATAGACACTACAATCTAGGCCACCATACAATTTTTCACAACTGACAAACTAAGAAAAGCACTTGTTTTCTAGTCACATAATGTTATGGACTTTTCACAATGGGATTGGGATTTTTTCGAAGAAAAGTTTTATACGCTTCTATACGCGCAGTGACTTGACCAATTAAGTGACAAAGAAGCAATAGTTAGTTACTGACTTGACTTATGGTAAGATAATAACACTGCCTGTATTTTCAGGGATGGTGGGTTGGACAAGGGAAATCTAGATGAACTAGATTGAGAGAATTAACCACATAACATGAGAAcagtaaattttaaaaagatgatAGCGATTACCATGATTCTGAGGTCCCCATAAGTAGTGTTCCTCCTTTTCCATGGAATCTGGTAGGGAGGAATATTTCTTTGACGCCTGACCAATGCTACTGAATGATGAGTCCAAATCAGGTTCTTGATTCACAGAATTTCCTTTTTTGGCAAATGAGAACCTTGATTCTTCACTATTACGAAAATTCCAAGACCCACGCCGCCCACCAGTTCCGTCCAACAATTCAGCTAAGCTGTGAGACGAGGTCAAGGAATCATCACAGGAGTCAAAGTCCATTGACAAGATATTTGAGATTATACTGCTTTCAACCACATCCAATGCAGAGGTGTCATTGTCATTGGCAATGTCATTACCGTCAAGCCTTCTCAAGTGTTCCACTATTTCCTCATTGGAAAATGAATTAGAAGATCTCAAATTTCTATCAAGTTCAGTAGAACTTTGGAAGTTCCTCTCATTGTATCCATCAATCAATGCAGAATTTGCATATGTAAATGGTATAGAAGCATCATCAACATGATTATGTACAGTTCTCCGCTCCATATTGCAATCGCTAAAAGTATGAGTTTCTTTACGATGCTGAGCATGATCATTAGAACGGTCAGGAATCCTAATAGGATAAGACGAAGAAAGAACAGAAGACCCCTGACTTAAGCTGTCAGAACCCTTTGATCTCTGATCATCAAAAGATAGAAAATCTTCCCGCACTTCACTGCATGAACCAGGCAAAACTTGTCTTTCAGAATCAGACATTAAAAAAGAATGTCCATTTCCTATGCATGCATCACTCGGTGGAAAATAAGGTCTCTCAAAcactgaaaattttgaagattcTCTAAATGGTTTGACGAAATATTCCTGAGAATCTTTATCTCCAGGTAACTCAATGGGCAGGTGAGACGAAGATGAAGCCTTCTTAAACATAGAATCAGAGTATTCAGTCTCCAGATGATTGGCTTCTTCAATGGCTACTGAAGAGAAGTCAGAGCACAAGTTCAGTATCTTAATATCTTCAGCAACCCTACCATCTCTTTCTGGAACACAACTAGAGCCTCCGACAATATCCACAAAAGTTTTGTTAGGTGTCTTAATGCGTCCATCCCTATCTTTAGATGAAAGCGAACAATTCAAGTGGCCGTTGGAAATTAGTGCCACATGGGCAGTGTCCTGACAAACCGCAGAAAACACATTAGATAAGGCCATCCATAACAGTTTCAATCATCTTACTCAGAATAATAGAGGTGGCATGGAAAAGATTTGACCATTGCAGAGCTTGCATGGGATAAAATCTTACTTTTAGGGCACTTCCGACTATTGCATTGTCAGTAGCAACTCCATTGCCATTTAAGGGATCATCAAGTGGGGGAGGCAACATATTCCCCGAGCGCCGTTGCATATTATGTGTGGCACCCACTATTTGGTGAACTCTATTTCTGTGAAAACACAACACAAGTTCAATTAACCAAACAGCGAGGATAGTACAAATTCCAACAGAATACAGCAAAAGGGAAGGAACCAAACCAGTGAAGCGTACCTGATGAATACATTTGTTAAGCGAAAACACTAATATCCTAGCTAAAACAATCATCAGTTAAAAGCATGGCCTaaaacttttcctttttccgGAGTACCAAATTTTCTCACAAGTGTTGCAAAATAGTTAGCTGTTATGCATTGCAAGGGCATGGTGAAAGCAAGCTCACAATCTAATAGagtcaaaacaaataaacaaagtacacacaaaaccacacaaaattaatACGTAGAGATGGTGCAAGGGATGAAAACTGCTGTATAAACCATGTTATTCAAGTGGGGGAGTCATCTTCTCATAACTACTATAAGATTCGATTTTGAAAGTTATCACATATTGGCCATTCCTTCAAGTTCAGTTATATCTTAATTAAAACAGTACTAAATTGGATTATGAGAATCTCCCAATAAGATAATTTGACATGACTGGCTAAACAAAAACGACAAGACCATTCAATATAAGCTGTCAGTGTAATATGCAGTAGCTTTCTACAACATTGATGAAGCCTAGTACAACTTGCAAAGTGTTAAAGGCACATGTTTGAAGTCAGTAAGCATGCAGCAAGTTGTAGTTAGCATAAAATTTTCGATTGGGTCATGCAAAGCGTGATTCCAATTCCAAGATAACTGAACACCAAGTAGTGAGCTTTGAGGGAGCTGGGATTAAGTTTGCAGCATATCCAAATCAGTCACCACTTGAAGTAAAATGGACGGTATCAGTTGCAACTTCAGTTTCTTGTTCAGTTTCTCCACTAACAAGAGAAGCTAAATTTGAAGATGATCTTAACGAGTCTATTCCTGAAGGTTTTTTACCTCAAAACCACATAAAAGACTTATTCTGTTACAAAAATACATCAATCCAGGCAGGTTTTTCCAAGCAATGTGGAGATATTTGAGAGAAACGAAACTTCTGTATGTATGTAATACCTTGTATGAACTGCAGCTTCTTCATCTTTACTGAAACTATCTTCTTCAGCGCCAATGCTATGCAAGTATAAACAAGCAGCATTGGTACAAGGCTGGACCAACAGAAACACCATTCTCAGTGAAAAGAACAGTTTAAATGACCACACCACATACAACAAAGTATGACATCCATCACAAAGCAACTCATGTTCCTACCAAGTTTCTCAACCATGCATGGCAATACTTAGCAGTTCCAAAAGATGCTCTGCAAAGGCAGATTTCCAAAGGTCATCCAAACAATA carries:
- the LOC131318729 gene encoding uncharacterized protein LOC131318729 → MNNEEEKKCPLCAEEMDWTDQQLKPCKCGYEVCVWCWHHIMEMAEKDETEGRCPACRTPYDKERVVGMEANCKRVVATKKDKKNKPQKAKPKKLEVSNDLSGVRVIQRKMAYVIGLPLSLADENLLRRKEFFGQYGKVSKVSLSRTAGGAIQQFINETCSVYVTYSKEEEAIRCIQSIHGFVLEGRFLRASFGTAKYCHAWLRNLPCTNAACLYLHSIGAEEDSFSKDEEAAVHTRNRVHQIVGATHNMQRRSGNMLPPPLDDPLNGNGVATDNAIVGSALKDTAHVALISNGHLNCSLSSKDRDGRIKTPNKTFVDIVGGSSCVPERDGRVAEDIKILNLCSDFSSVAIEEANHLETEYSDSMFKKASSSSHLPIELPGDKDSQEYFVKPFRESSKFSVFERPYFPPSDACIGNGHSFLMSDSERQVLPGSCSEVREDFLSFDDQRSKGSDSLSQGSSVLSSSYPIRIPDRSNDHAQHRKETHTFSDCNMERRTVHNHVDDASIPFTYANSALIDGYNERNFQSSTELDRNLRSSNSFSNEEIVEHLRRLDGNDIANDNDTSALDVVESSIISNILSMDFDSCDDSLTSSHSLAELLDGTGGRRGSWNFRNSEESRFSFAKKGNSVNQEPDLDSSFSSIGQASKKYSSLPDSMEKEEHYLWGPQNHVSTAQSLIPPGFSVPSREPPPGFPPRDRTHQALSVTSGNHLVKTSSLPNSQYLVGSMTNITNNHDFDFVDPAIMVVGRGKSTNIMSSNSSFEARPSPTPQTYEDEARLWLLMQQSASATHQDPTFPSTFVQEAPTAHQGLICPGQIGNGFSPMGDTFGLTSMLMDPHHSYNPSPVPQLCQQKYSNGHMSNSYGGVGLNEARLRNEMGTAEIQRNERLGLNKFFPGYGGDLMLQMPSTGDVYNRVYGL